AGCCGCGCGGTCGCCGCCCTTCGGAGCCTGGGAGAACAGGTAACGCAGGATGATCCGGTGGTGGTAGTAGTACGCCTCGACCCGGTCCAGCTGCTCGGGCCAGGCGGGCACGTCACCGGACTCCAGTGCCGTGGCATCGGGCCTGACCAGCTCGTGCCCGAACACCGCATCGGCGGCCTCCAGCTCCCGGATGCCGTTGTCCTCGCTGAGGAGCGTGTCCCGGAGCCTCTCCACCTGCTCGGGGAGGTACACGAGGGCGTTGTCCCTGAAGTTCAGGAGCACCGGCACGTAGATCTCGATCATTGCGCGCTCACGACTCCAGAGCTGTCTCGTCCACCTCGGCAAGACGAGACGCTACTACCGGTGCGGCGCCCCGGTCGGGAGCGCCGCACCGGCGTCGTCAGGGTTTGGTCACTTCGAGAGCGGCTGCGGCTTGAACCGCCGTACCTCCTGCGGCCAGCCGCACGCCTCGGCGATCTTGCCGGCCCACTTCCGGGCGTCGGCCTCGTCGGCGACGTCCACGATCGTGAGCCCGCCGAGGAACTCCTTGGTCTCGACGAAGGGCCCGTCGCTGAACAGCAGGGAGCCGCTGGTCGCGTCGGCGCTGAACGCCTCCTCCACCTCCTCGACCAGACCACCGGCGAACACGTACTCCCCGGCGGCTCTGATCTCCTCGACCACCGCCATCGCCAGCGGTCCGCGTCCGCGGTACCACTCCTCCGGGTGGTCGCCGACCCACTGCTGGTTGAAGTAGATGAGGTACTCGGTCATGACTCTCCCTGTCTGTGCTCGCGGACCCCGTGTCCACGTCTCTGTCTACCCCACGAACGGCAGAGGGCGATTCCGACAGTCGGCGGCAGATTTCACAGAACCCGGGTCAGACCGGCGGGAACGGGACCCCGGTGTTGGCGTGGCAGCGGTAGCCGGAGGGGTGCTTGTCGAGGTACTGCTGGTGGTGGTCCTCGGCGTAGTAGTACGGCGTCTCCGCGGCCGGCCGGATCTCGGTGGTGATGTCGCCGTACCGGCGGCGGGTGAGCTCGTCGGCGTACACCCGGGTCAGCTCGCGCGCGGTCTGCTCCTGCTCGGGGGTCGTGTAGTAGATCGCCGAGCGGTACTGCGTGCCGACGTCGTTGCCCTGGCGCATGCCCTGGGTCGGGTCGTGCACCTCGAAGAACGTCTTGACCAGGTCGGCGTAGGAGATCACGGCCGGGTCGAAGACGATCCGGACGGCCTCGGTGTGGCCGGTGCGCCCGCTGCACACCTCGTCGTACGTCGGGTTCTCGGTCGTGCCGCCGGCGTAGCCGACCGAGGTCGACCAGACGCCGGGCTTCTGCCAGTAGATCTCCTCGGCGCCCCAGAAGCAGCCGAGGCCGAAGATCGCGACCTCGTAGCCCTCGGGCGCGGTCGGCGTCACGACGGGAGCGTCGAGCACGCGGTGCTTCGCGGCGATCACGAAGTCGCTGCCGGCGCGGCCGGGCAGCGCCTCCTCAGCGGTCGGCAGGGTGGTCTTGTGGCGGGAGAAGATCGACATGGTGGCTCCTTCGTCTGGTGCGTCCACAGTGTCCAACACCGTGGGGCACCCCGTCGTTCCCGGCACCGATGACGGAACCCTTACGGGTCCCTCGGGTCGAGCGGGGTCCCTCGGTGGTCGAGCGGGTCCCCTCGGTGGTCGAGCGGGTCCCCTCGGTGGTCGAGCGGGTCCCCTCGGTGGTCGAGCGGAGTCGAGACCACCACTACCCTCGTCGGGTGACCCAGGAGCATCGCCAGAAGTCCGGTTTCGAGACCCGCGCCATCCACGCCGGCTACGAGCCGGACCCCACCACCGGAGCGGTGATCCCGCCCATCTACGCCACCAGCACCTACAAGCAGGACGGCGTCGGCGGCCTCCGGGGCGGCTACGAGTACAGCCGCTCGGCCAACCCCACGCGGACCGCGCTTGAGGGGGCCCTCGCTGCGCTCGAAGAGGGGGAGCGAGGCTTCGCCTTCGCGAGCGGTCTCGCCGCCGAGGACACGATCATCCGGGCCCTGACCAGGCCGGGCGAGCACGCGGTGATCCCCGACGACGCCTATGGCGGCACGTTCCGCCTGTTCGACAAGGTCGAGAAGGTCTGGGGGCTGGAGCACAGCCCGGCCGCCGTGTCCGACGTCGACGCGGTCCGCGCCGCGATCCGGCCCGGAACGACCCGGCTGGTCTGGGTCGAGACCCCGACCAACCCGCTGCTCACGATCGGTGACATCGAGGTGCTGGCCCAGGTCGCCCACGACGCCGGCGCCCTGCTGGTCGTCGACAACACCTTCGCCTCGCCGTACCTCCAGCAGCCGCTGTCGCTGGGCGCCGACGTGGTCGTGCACTCGACCACCAAGTACGTCGGTGGGCACAGCGACGTGGTCGGCGGGGCCGTGGTGGTCCGCGACCTCGACCTGGCCGAGGCCATCGCCTTCCACCAGAATGCGATGGGCGCGGTGCCCGGGCCGTTCGACTGCTTCCTGACCCACCGCGGCATCAAGACCCTCGGGGTCCGGATGGACCGGCACTGCGACAACGCCGAGAAGGTCGTCGACTTCCTGGTCGGCCATCCGCAGGTCGCGCAGGTGATCTACCCCGGATTGAGCGAGCATCCCGGCCACGCCGTCGCGGCCAGACAGATGAAGCGCTTCGGCGGCATGGTCAGCTTCCGGCACGCAGGTGGCGAGCAGGCAGCGGTCGACGCCTGCGGCCGGGCCGAGGTCTTCACCCTCGGCGAGTCCCTGGGCGGCGTCGAGAGCCTGATCGAGCACCCCGGCCGGATGACCCACATGAGTGTGGCCGGCACCGAGCTCGAGGTGCCCGCGGACCTGATCCGGCTCAGCGTCGGCATCGAGACCGCGGACGACCTGATCGCCGACCTCGACCGTGCCCTCGCCTGACCCGGCTCTCCCGGCAGCCGAGCCGGACTCGGTGGTCGAGCGGAGTCGAGACCACGACGTCGCCGTCTGCATCGACTTCGGCTCGACGTTCACCAAGGCCTCGCTGGTCGACCTGGAGCAGGGCCGGATCGTGGCGTCCGCGGAGCACCGGACCACGATCGACACCGACGTCCTGGACGGGTACGACGCATGCCTGGCCGCCCTGTCCGGCCAGGACGCCCGCGCGGACGGCGCGCCGACCCTGGCCTGCTCCAGCGCCGGGGGAGGGCTGCGGATCGCGGTGGTCGGCAACGAGGAGCTGGTCACCGCGGAGGCCGGTCGACGGGTGGCGCTGTCCAGCGGTGGCAAGGTGGTCGCGGTGGTCGCGGCGAGCACCGGCGACGACCTGCGCGCGGTGCCGGCCAGCGAGCCTGACGTCGTCCTCCTGACCGGCGGCACCGACGGTGGCAACGCCGAGCCGATCCTGGCCTGCGCGCGCGCCCTGGCGCCGATCTGGTCCGGCCCGGTGGTGGTGGCCGGCGACGTGGACGTCCACGACGAGGTCGCGGCGATCCTGGCGGCCAACCCCGTGGTCGTCGCCCCCAACATCGTGCCCCGGATCG
This genomic window from Nocardioides cynanchi contains:
- the msrA gene encoding peptide-methionine (S)-S-oxide reductase MsrA; the encoded protein is MSIFSRHKTTLPTAEEALPGRAGSDFVIAAKHRVLDAPVVTPTAPEGYEVAIFGLGCFWGAEEIYWQKPGVWSTSVGYAGGTTENPTYDEVCSGRTGHTEAVRIVFDPAVISYADLVKTFFEVHDPTQGMRQGNDVGTQYRSAIYYTTPEQEQTARELTRVYADELTRRRYGDITTEIRPAAETPYYYAEDHHQQYLDKHPSGYRCHANTGVPFPPV
- a CDS encoding cystathionine gamma-synthase codes for the protein MTEPLRVPRVERGPSVVERVPSVVERVPSVVERVPSVVERSRDHHYPRRVTQEHRQKSGFETRAIHAGYEPDPTTGAVIPPIYATSTYKQDGVGGLRGGYEYSRSANPTRTALEGALAALEEGERGFAFASGLAAEDTIIRALTRPGEHAVIPDDAYGGTFRLFDKVEKVWGLEHSPAAVSDVDAVRAAIRPGTTRLVWVETPTNPLLTIGDIEVLAQVAHDAGALLVVDNTFASPYLQQPLSLGADVVVHSTTKYVGGHSDVVGGAVVVRDLDLAEAIAFHQNAMGAVPGPFDCFLTHRGIKTLGVRMDRHCDNAEKVVDFLVGHPQVAQVIYPGLSEHPGHAVAARQMKRFGGMVSFRHAGGEQAAVDACGRAEVFTLGESLGGVESLIEHPGRMTHMSVAGTELEVPADLIRLSVGIETADDLIADLDRALA
- a CDS encoding YciI family protein; translated protein: MTEYLIYFNQQWVGDHPEEWYRGRGPLAMAVVEEIRAAGEYVFAGGLVEEVEEAFSADATSGSLLFSDGPFVETKEFLGGLTIVDVADEADARKWAGKIAEACGWPQEVRRFKPQPLSK